Proteins found in one Ornithodoros turicata isolate Travis unplaced genomic scaffold, ASM3712646v1 ctg00001070.1, whole genome shotgun sequence genomic segment:
- the LOC135376381 gene encoding uncharacterized protein LOC135376381: MAFILEFTDDIRHIPGTSNYAADALSRLDIAAVSTQPSRASVDFDAIALAQATDTKLHALRDQPSGSLKFAQSPLPSTTTLHWCDISTGSPRPFVPSEFRRCVFDSLRNLSHPGIRASQKLIQERYIWPGINRDVRRWTRSCLFCQRSKVHRHTVSPPGLFLTPDVRFDRVHTDIVGPLPPVHSKRYLLTYRPLHSLAGSHTTRRHNCRVRSLSPPLWLDFSVWRPVFHNNRPRPTIGLPPLQGALPPARHRAHTYHRLPPRRQWYIERLHRQLKAALCVANDTRPWLDRLPLVLLGTRSSLKTDLRCSSADLVYGSPLRLPGAFFTPVDSSAVPDPSSYLDRLRSIFRDMVATPPRTPRRSRTIFCSPDLDTATHVFVRRDTLRAPLQPPYDGPFKVLHRADKYVEVQLPRGPDTITLDRLKPAHLADIDAPLPPTTHLPSPAALPIAASGHRRARPPTRHVRWTSPLVQPSTTRTTGQSLRCRGEPL, encoded by the coding sequence ATGGCATTCATACTCGAGTTCACTGACGACATCCGCCACATCCCCGGAACTTCCAACTACGCTGCCGACGCCCTGTCGCGGCTTGACATCGCCGCCGTTTCCACACAACCGTCCCGGGCGTCCGTTGACTTCGACGCCATCGCCTTGGCACAGGCGACTGATACCAAACTGCACGCCCTTCGCGACCAGCCATCGGGCTCTCTTAAGTTCGCCCAGAGCCCCTTGCCATCCACCACCACGCTACATTGGTGcgacatctctaccggttcgccgCGACCCTTCGTGCCGTCCGAATTCCGCCGCTGCGTCTTCGACTCATTGCGCAACCTTTCGCACCCTGGCATTCGGGCATCACAGAAGTTGATTCAAGAACGCTATATTTGGCCTGGCATAAACCGCGATGTCCGCCGTTGGACCCGCTCCTGCCTGTTCTGCCAACGGTCGAAAGTTCATCGCCACACGGTTTCCCCACCCGGACTTTTCCTCACCCCGGATGTGCGGTTCGACCGCGTTCACACTGATATTGTCGGCCCCCTTCCTCCGGTACATAGCAAGCGCTACTTACTAACATATCGACCGCTTCACTCGCTGGCCGGAAGCCATACCACTCGCCGACATAACTGCAGAGTCCGTAGCCTCAGCCCTCCTCTCTGGCTGGATTTCTCGGTTTGGCGTCCCGTCTTCCATAACAACAGACCGAGGCCGACAATTGGACTGCCACCTCTTCAGGGAGCTCTGCCACCTGCTCGGCACCGAGCACATACGTACCACCGCCTACCACCCCGTCGCCAATGGTATATTGAACGTCtgcacaggcaactcaaggcAGCCCTCTGTGTCGCGAACGATACGCGACCCTGGCTGGATCGTCTTCCCCTTGTGCTCCTAGGCACCCGCTCGTCCCTGAAGACAGACCTGCGCTGCTCTTCAGCCGACCTCGTGTACGGCTCGCCCCTACGGCTGCCCGGAGCTTTCTTCACACCAGTCGATTCGTCAGCTGTGCCCGACCCCTCCTCTTACCTCGACCGCCTACGTTCGATATTCCGCGACATGGTCGCAACACCTCCTCGGACCCCTCGCCGTTCCCGCACAATCTTCTGTAGCCCTGACCTCGACACAGCAACACATGTTTTCGTCCGACGTGACACCCTTCGCGCACCACTCCAGCCACCATATGATGGTCCCTTTAAGGTACTTCACCGTGCCGACAAATACGTCGAGGTGCAGCTGCCCCGCGGTCCCGACACCATTACCTTGGACCGGCTGAAGCCCGCCCACCTCGCGGACATCGACGCACCCCTGCCGCCCACAACCCACCTTCCCTCCCCTGCTGCACTGCCCATTGCTGCCAGCGGTCACCGACGCGCGCGTCCGCCAACACGCCACGTTCGCTGGACTTCACCTCTCGTTCAACCCTCCACAACCCGGACTACAGGACAGTCCCTCCGCTGCAGGGGGGAACCCTTGTAG
- the LOC135376382 gene encoding uncharacterized protein K02A2.6-like, producing MWWCGIDNDIEEMAKTCISCGKNQKSPAKVVQPEWTRPSSPWHTIYLDFAGPIRGITFLVIVDAYSKWMEVRQVESPNSATVIRVLRCLFVTFGIPQKAVSDNGTAFVSEEIKEFYRRNGVKCVTAAPYHPATSGQAERVVGYFKRALSKETSGTLATQV from the coding sequence ATGTGGTGGTGTGGTATCGACAACGACATCGAGGAGATGGCCAAGACGTGTATCAGTTGCGGGAAGAATCAGAAGTCTCCCGCGAAGGTGGTACAGCCAGAGTGGACTCGACCCAGCAGCCCATGGCACACCATTTATCTAGACTTTGCTGGACCTATTCGAGGTATCACATTCCTAGTAATAGTGGATGCCTATAGCAAGTGGATGGAGGTCCGGCAAGTGGAAAGTCCAAACTCGGCTACCGTGATAAGAGTGCTCCGCTGCCTCTTTGTGACATTTGGAATTCCGCAAAAAGCAGTGTCGGATAATGGAACTGCTTTTGTGTCCGAGGAGATAAAGGAATTCTACCGGAGAAACGGAGTTAAGTGCGTCACCGCAGCACCTTATCACCCTGCTACCAGTGGGCAAGCCGAAAGAGTGGTCGGTTATTTTAAACGGGCACTGTCGAAAGAAACATCGGGAACGCTGGCTACGCAAGTTTAA